The following coding sequences lie in one Miscanthus floridulus cultivar M001 chromosome 9, ASM1932011v1, whole genome shotgun sequence genomic window:
- the LOC136481061 gene encoding 14-3-3-like protein GF14-6 encodes MIGYLAEFKTGAERKDAAENTMVAYKAAQDIALAELAPTHPIRLGLALNFSVFYYEILNSPDRACSLANQISFNSTINAYATSGLYSEAKCIFQEMQDCRHAADSFSYLALIRAYTEDKLYTEAEEAIQMMLNIGPDGHVASLRD; translated from the exons ATGATTGGATACCTTGCTGAGTTCAAGACTGGAGCTGAGAGAAAGGACGCTGCTGAGAACACCATGGTGGCATACAAGGCTGCCCAG GACATTGCCTTGGCTGAGCTTGCTCCAACTCACCCTATTAGGCTTGGATTGGCACTTAACTTCTCAGTGTTCTACTATGAGATTCTCAACTCACCTGATCGCGCCTGCAGTCTTGCAAATCAG ATCAGCTTCAATTCGACGATCAATGCCTATGCCACTTCAGGACTGTATAGCGAGGCGAAATGCATATTCCAGGAGATGCAGGACTGTAGGCACGCTGCCGACTCGTTCTCCTATCTCGCGCTGATCAGAGCATACACGGAGGATAAACTGTACACTGAGGCAGAAGAAGCCATCCAGATGATGCTGAACATTGGACCTGACGGGCATGTAGCCTCATTACGTGACTAA
- the LOC136481060 gene encoding disease resistance protein RGA5-like has product MELAMGALASTIFKLGGLLVGEYNLQKGVKGEILFLKSELESLQGALEKVSDTPADQLDIQDNIWAKDLRELSYYIDDSIDRFMLHSKGTESAELHGLKDFIDRSIGLFRKAMFHRNISAKIRDIKSRVTEVSKRRDRYRINSYVVNKPVSVDPRLFARYEKATDLVGIDGAREELIQILMAKNEVSDKGQNKIVSIVGFGGLGKTTLANAVYERLKAKFDCSAFVSVSQTPCVEKLFNDMLYQVTREKNPSTNVIQALIKDIREFLEKKRYFIVIDDIWDISFWEMIRCALPDNNFGNKIITTTRILSVANQAGGAYKLKPLSLNNSRRLLFQRVFGNENYNSENTEKCPVQQLAEVSDKVLKKCAGVPLAIITMASLLAYKARNEMEWYEVYNSVGTSLESNLDVKNMRKILSFSYFHMPSHLRTCLLYLSMFPEDHKISKNRLIWMWIAEGFIQSETQGESLFELGERYFDELIDRSMIQPIHDRYTGMIKKCRVHDMVLDLIRSLSSQENFLIIHDLDCTSQSNMIRRLSLQNGKESHAMTQSTMRLEQVRNKIASLPSTVVQLRNLMCLYIDHSTRVPNGIGKLTCLQEMLIIRIDNSNIDIIEELGQLTKLRVLSIFLNEWSDKLAGCLCKLQKIQRLYIRSDFNQRNIGGLDAWVATRHLCTLGIGQSCWFSTLPSWMNPGFLPHLSAVSIAVRELPQDDLDILGRFEGLRYLNLEVDHENLGIHGTFVFGSGFFPELVRCELGFVGPVVFQQGAMPRLTSLRFSPFSVRVEREIDGRSDCLDLCLGNLPLLQEVVVNLRSEGDSEEEVEEVKATLRHAAEMHPNNPTLRIR; this is encoded by the exons atggagttggCGATGGGGGCACTGGCGAGTACCATATTCAAGCTGGGTGGTCTGCTCGTTGGCGAGTACAATCTTCAAAAAGGGGTGAAGGGTGAGATCCTCTTCCTCAAATCTGAGCTTGAGAGCTTGCAGGGTGCCCTTGAGAAGGTCTCCGATACACCGGCAGACCAGCTCGACATTCAAGACAATATTTGGGCCAAGGATTTGAGGGAGCTGTCTTATTATATCGACGACAGTATCGATCGATTCATGCTACACAGCAAGGGCACTGAATCGGCTGAGCTGCATGGCCTCAAAGACTTCATTGATAGGAGCATTGGTTTATTCAGAAAGGCTATGTTTCATCGCAACATTTCTGCCAAGATCAGAGACATCAAGAGCCGTGTCACAGAGGTGTCCAAGCGGCGTGATAGGTACAGGATCAACAGTTATGTTGTTAATAAGCCTGTCTCGGTTGATCCTCGTTTATTTGCTCGGTATGAGAAGGCGACGGACCTTGTTGGAATTGATGGGGCAAGAGAGGAGTTAATTcagatcctgatggcaaaaaatgAGGTGTCCGACAAAGGGCAAAATAAGATTGTTTCCATTGTCGGATTTGGTGGTCTGGGAAAGACAACCCTTGCTAATGCGGTGTATGAAAGACTTAAAGCAAAATTTGATTGCTCAGCTTTTGTTTCAGTGTCACAAACACCTTGCGTAGAGAAATTATTCAACGACATGCTTTATCAAGTTACTAGGGAAAAGAATCCAAGCACCAATGTTATTCAAGCTCTTATTAAAGACATAAGAGAATTCCTTGAGAAGAAGAG GTACTTTATAGTAATTGATGACATATGGGACATCTCATTCTGGGAAATGATTAGATGTGCTTTGCCTGATAATAATTTTGGAAACAAAATCATTACAACTACACGTATCCTCAGTGTTGCtaatcaagccggtggtgcttataaGCTGAAACCCCTTTCTCTAAATAACTCGCGAAGATTACTATTTCAAAGAGTTTTTGGTAATGAGAACTACAATAGTGAAAACACAGAAAAATGTCCGGTTCAACAGCTAGCCGAAGTATCTGATAAAGTACTAAAGAAATGTGCTGGTGTACCATTAGCTATTATTACAATGGCTAGTCTGCTGGCTTATAAAGCAAGAAATGAAATGGAGTGGTATGAGGTCTACAATTCTGTTGGTACAAGTCTGGAAAGCAATTTAGATGTGAAGAATATGAGAAAGATTCTATCATTTAGCTATTTTCATATGCCATCGCATCTAAGGACATGCTTATTGTATTTAAGTATGTTTCCAGAAGATCATAAGATTAGTAAAAATCGTTTGATATGGATGTGGATAGCAGAAGGCTTTATCCAATCTGAGACACAAGGGGAGAGCTTATTTGAACTTGGGGAGAGGTACTTCGATGAGCTCATAGATAGAAGTATGATCCAACCCATACATGATCGGTACACTGGCATGATAAAAAAATGCCGGGTACATGATATGGTGCTTGATCTTATCCGCTCCTTATCGAGTCAAGAAAACTTTCTGATCATACATGATCTGGATTGCACATCTCAATCAAATATGATACGGAGGCTGTCCCTTCAAAATGGCAAGGAAAGTCATGCTATGACTCAGTCTACTATGAGACTGGAACAAGTAAG GAATAAAATTGCTAGCTTGCCATCAACGGTTGTTCAGCTAAGAAATCTGATGTGCCTATACATTGACCACTCTACAAGAGTGCCAAACGGGATTGGGAAACTAACATGCCTCCAAGAGATGCTAATAATAAGAATTGACAACTCTAACATTGATATTATAGAAGAGTTGGGCCAGCTAACAAAATTAAGGGTGCTATCTATTTTCTTGAACGAATGGAGCGACAAGCTAGCTGGATGCCTATGCAAGCTGCAAAAGATCCAGAGGCTATATATCAGGTCTGACTTTAATCAACGCAACATCGGTGGATTGGATGCCTGGGTCGCCACTCGTCATCTCTGTACATTGGGCATAGGACAGAGCTGTTGGTTCTCAACGCTGCCCTCTTGGATGAATCCGGGGTTTCTTCCACACCTATCCGCTGTGTCCATTGCTGTAAGGGAGTTACCACAAGACGATCTCGATATCCTTGGGAGGTTCGAAGGTCTCCGCTACCTCAATTTGGAGGTGGACCATGAGAACCTCGGAATCCATGGCACATTTGTCTTTGGCTCTGGTTTCTTCCCAGAGCTAGTACGCTGCGAGTTGGGGTTTGTAGGGCCTGTGGTATTTCAGCAAGGAGCTATGCCAAGGCTCACAAGTCTACGGTTCAGCCCTTTCTCTGTGCGGGTAGAGAGAGAAATTGATGGCCGCAGTGATTGCTTGGACTTGTGCCTAGGGAACCTGCCATTGCTACAGGAGGTCGTCGTTAACCTTCGATCTGAAGGCGACAGCGAGGAGGAGGTGGAAGAAGTGAAGGCGACACTGAGGCATGCAGCTGAAATGCATCCCAATAATCCTACACTTCGAATCCGATGA
- the LOC136483059 gene encoding UDP-glycosyltransferase 73C7-like gives MESATADPHFVLVPWQGSISHIIPMTDIGRLLASHGAAVTIITTPANAPLVQSRVEDLATTTPLPLPPGTAGTITVTTIPFPAAEAGLPEGCERMDLLRSPADVPRFFAANRQFGEAVARHCRSEAMPRRPSCVVAGMCHTWTLGMARELGVPCYIFHGFGAFALLCIEYLYKHRPHEAVSSADELVNIPVLPAFDCRLSRAQLPTHFAPSTTMGGGRMQEIREFDVAVDGVVVNSFQELEHGSCELLGAATGKTVVAVGPVSLCRSPTLDPQAMTDDARQVMEWLDTKETKSVVYVSFGSAGCMPPAQLMQLGMALASCSWPVVWVVKGTDDVKKWLLESFNDDSKCLVVRGWAPQVPILAHHAVGGFLTHCGWGSTLEAIAAGMPMATWPLFAEQFLNERLIVDVLGVGVSVGVTKPTENVLTAGTTNGSKADVEAEVGMEQVAKALERLMYQGDVGEQRRRKAQELKAKANGALEKGGSSYMNLEKLIQCAS, from the coding sequence ATGGAGAGCGCAACAGCGGATCCACACTTCGTGCTGGTTCCATGGCAAGGAAGCATCAGCCACATCATCCCGATGACCGACATCGGCCGCCTCCTCGCCTCCCACGGCGCGGCGGTCACCATCATCACGACGCCCGCCAACGCCCCACTCGTCCAGAGCCGCGTGGAAGACCTCGCGacaacaacaccactaccacTACCTCCGGGCACGGCGGGGACGATCACGGTCACCACGATCCCGTTCCCAGCGGCGGAGGCCGGCCTGCCCGAGGGCTGCGagaggatggacctcctccggTCCCCCGCCGACGTGCCGCGCTTCTTCGCCGCCAACAGACAGTTTGGCGAGGCggtggcgcgtcactgccgcagCGAGGCGATGCCGCGCCGGCCCAGCTGCGTCGTCGCCGGGATGTGCCACACGTGGACGCTCGGCATGGCGCGCGAGCTCGGCGTGCCGTGCTACATCTTCCACGGTTTCGGCGCGTTCGCTCTGCTCTGCATCGAGTACCTCTACAAGCACAGGCCGCACGAGGCCGTCTCGTCGGCGGACGAGCTCGTCAACATCCCGGTCCTGCCGGCGTTCGACTGCAGGCTCTCGCGTGCGCAGCTGCCGACGCATTTTGCGCCGTCGACGACCATGGGTGGTGGGAGGATGCAGGAGATACGGGAGTTCGACGTGGCCGTGGACGGCGTGGTCGTGAACAGCTTCCAGGAGCTTGAGCACGGCTCCTGCGAGCTTCTCGGGGCGGCGACCGGCAAAACCGTCGTCGCTGTTGGCCCCGTCTCACTCTGCCGCTCACCTACTCTTGATCCACAGGCCATGACAGACGATGCGAGGCAGGTCATGGAGTGGCTGGACACCAAGGAGACGAAGTCCGTGGTGTACGTCAGCTTTGGCAGCGCCGGGTGCATGCCACCGGCGCAGCTGATGCAGCTGGGCATGGCACTAGCATCGTGCTCTTGGCCTGTCGTGTGGGTGGTCAAGGGCACCGACGACGTGAAGAAGTGGCTACTTGAGAGCTTCAACGACGACAGCAAGTGCTTGGTAGTGCGAGGCTGGGCTCCCCAGGTCCCCATCCTGGCTCACCACGCCGTCGGCGGCTTCCTCACGCACTGCGGGTGGGGCTCGACTCTGGAGGCCATTGCCGCCGGTATGCCCATGGCGACTTGGCCGCTTTTTGCTGAGCAGTTTCTCAACGAGAGGCTCATCGTGGATGTGCTTGGTGTTGGGGTATCCGTAGGCGTGACAAAACCAACAGAAAACGTCCTCACTGCTGGTACAACCAACGGTAGCAAAGCCGATGTCGAGGCGGAGGTCGGTATGGAGCAAGTGGCGAAGGCCTTGGAGAGGCTGATGTATCAGGGTGACGTAGGggagcagaggaggaggaagGCTCAGGAGCTCAAGGCAAAGGCAAATGGAGCATTGGAGAAGGGTGGGTCATCTTACATGAATTTGGAGAAGCTAATCCAATGTGCTTCATGA